The genomic DNA CGCCCAAAGGTAATAGATTTTGAATAACCTGTCCACCTCCGAACCAGAGTATAAGAGCGAGGCCTATGTTTCTGAACAGAACAATAACCGGTGAAAAAAGGCCATGGACCATTATCTGATATATATTAGCTTTGTAATAATCACGATTGACTTTCTCGAAACGATGAAAATTTTCTTTTTCTCGTGCAAATATTTTGATTACTCGTATTCCGCTGAAATGCTCTGAGATTGTAGCATTAATTTGAGCTATTTTGACTCTGACTTTGCGATACGCATCACGGAATTTAATTCTGAACAACAAAGTAGCGCTCATTATGAATGGCAATAGTGCGAGGATAAGAAGCCCCAACCGCCAGTTCATTACCAACATAAAAATCGATATACCGACTAATTTAAAAAGATCGCTAAATAGCGTGATAAGCACACTTGTGAACATCTCATTGAGAACATTAACGTCGTTGGTGCTACGTGTGACCAATCGGCCCACCGGATTGCTGTCATAAAATTTAAGAGACAGTTTCTGAAGGTGTTTGTAAAGTGCATTCCGAATGTCGAACAGTATATTTTGTCCGACCCATGTCATGAGGTATATTTGTCCGAATTGTGTAAAGAATGCCAAGAGGAGAACAAGAATATAGATTAATCCAATGGTCAAAATGCCGCGTCTATCGAATGCGCGGATTTTCATAAGCTCGGTTCTTGGTATTTCGCGGAGCTTTGAATAATTAATGATAAATTTACTGCTGATTTTGGTTGGTTCAAATTTATCGGAGTGTTTAAAGATCAGCTTTTCCACTTCATCCCGATGGTTTGCTTTTGATAGATCGGCGATATAGAATTTTTCGTGCCCTAAAAGGCCATGGGCTTCGAGTTCCGCTGAATGCTTAGGGTCGAGTTTATTTGCATCTAACAGGAATAGGCCTTCTTCTGCGAGTGGCAAGAGTTCTTTGGAGTATTTTTCTTTGACTTTTTGCACGATGTCGAGACTGTCTTGTGAAAGCTCGAGTTTAGCATTACTGAAAATAATGAAACGGTCTATAGCGATCTTAGTAATATAGGGTTGGCAGATTTGCAAGATCGATAGAAAAAGCACAACAATGATAGCCAATACAATCCATTTTTTGTAGGGTTTGGCATAGACCATCAATCTCTTGACAAGGTTAGAATCGTAAACCTTGCCGAGCTTTTTTTCCTCGTGGAAATCTTCGTATTCCATGCCGTGCCTAGGAGGCATTAGTTACCTTTTTTCTTTCTTTCTTGTGCAAGTAATATAAACTACGAATCCTCGCCGTTATCTCGGAGCATACGTTCAAGCTGTTGTCTTCTATCGATATCGGCATAGATTCCGTTTTTTTCCAGGAGTTGTTTATGGTTTCCCTCCTCGGCTATATGGCCATCTTCGACGACAAAGATATGATCGGCGT from bacterium includes the following:
- a CDS encoding ABC transporter ATP-binding protein, with amino-acid sequence MEYEDFHEEKKLGKVYDSNLVKRLMVYAKPYKKWIVLAIIVVLFLSILQICQPYITKIAIDRFIIFSNAKLELSQDSLDIVQKVKEKYSKELLPLAEEGLFLLDANKLDPKHSAELEAHGLLGHEKFYIADLSKANHRDEVEKLIFKHSDKFEPTKISSKFIINYSKLREIPRTELMKIRAFDRRGILTIGLIYILVLLLAFFTQFGQIYLMTWVGQNILFDIRNALYKHLQKLSLKFYDSNPVGRLVTRSTNDVNVLNEMFTSVLITLFSDLFKLVGISIFMLVMNWRLGLLILALLPFIMSATLLFRIKFRDAYRKVRVKIAQINATISEHFSGIRVIKIFAREKENFHRFEKVNRDYYKANIYQIMVHGLFSPVIVLFRNIGLALILWFGGGQVIQNLLPLGALVAFLQYIEMFFQPINALAEKFNIMQSAMASSERIFQIMDTKPDITEREEPIAFNNLDGKVEFNNVWFAYKRLPDDTDWDWVLKDVSFNVDPGQSVAIVGETGAGKTTIISLLSRFYDIQNGSISIDGIDLRDWHLDTLRKHIGVVLQDVFLFARDIKSNICLNNESISLKKLEELTKIVNAKAFIEKLPKKYDEPVTERGSTLSSGQRQLLSFARALAFDPSILVLDEATSNIDTETEQLIQSALLNLIKNRTSIVIAHRLSTIQHVDRILVIHKGKLVEEGNHQQLLAKGGIYYKLYQLQYKGQELDLA